A window of Bos taurus isolate L1 Dominette 01449 registration number 42190680 breed Hereford chromosome 8, ARS-UCD2.0, whole genome shotgun sequence contains these coding sequences:
- the SLC25A51 gene encoding mitochondrial nicotinamide adenine dinucleotide transporter SLC25A51 isoform X1 codes for MMDSEAHEKRPPILTSSKQDIAPHIATVSEMKHYLCGCCAAFNNIAITFPIQKVLFRQQLYGIKTRDAILQLRRDGFRNLYRGILPPLMQKTTTLALMFGLYEDLSCLLRKHVSTPEFATRSMAAVLAGTTEAIFTPLERVQTLLQDHRHHDKFTNTYQAFKALKCHGIREYYRGLVPVLFRNGFSNVLFFGLRGPIKEHLPTATTHSAHLVNDFICGGLLGAMLGILFFPVNVVKTRMQSQIGGEFQSFPKVFQKIWLERDRKLTNLFRGAHLNYHRSLISWGIINATYEFLLKII; via the coding sequence ATGATGGATTCAGAAGCTCATGAAAAGAGGCCCCCAATCCTAACATCTTCAAAGCAAGATATAGCACCTCATATTGCAACTGTTAGTGAAATGAAGCATTACCTGTGTGGCTGCTGTGCAGCATTCAACAACATAGCAATCACATTTCCCATTCAGAAGGTTCTCTTTCGGCAACAGCTGTATGGAATCAAAACCCGGGATGCGATACTTCAGTTGAGGAGGGACGGATTTCGAAACTTGTATCGCGGAATCCTCCCCCCATTAATGCAGAAGACAACCACACTGGCACTTATGTTTGGTCTATATGAGGATTTATCTTGCCTTCTCCGTAAGCATGTCAGTACCCCAGAGTTTGCAACCCGCAGCATGGCCGCAGTCCTTGCAGGGACAACAGAAGCAATTTTCACTCCACTGGAAAGAGTCCAAACATTGCTTCAGGACCACAGGCATCATGACAAATTTACAAACACTTACCAGGCTTTCAAGGCACTGAAATGCCATGGAATTCGAGAGTATTATCGAGGCTTGGTGCCCGTTCTCTTCCGTAACGGATTCAGCAATGTCCTTTTTTTTGGCCTTCGAGGTCCCATAAAGGAGCACCTGCCTACAGCAACGACTCACAGTGCTCATTTGGTCAATGATTTTATCTGTGGAGGCCTGTTGGGTGCCATGTTGGGAATCTTGTTTTTTCCAGTTAATGTTGTAAAAACTCGCATGCAGTCTCAAATCGGTGGGGAATTTCAGTCTTTCCCCAAGGTTTTCCAAAAAATCTGGCTAGAACGGGACAGGAAACTGACAAACCTTTTCCGAGGTGCCCATCTGAATTACCATCGGTCCCTCATCTCTTGGGGCATAATTAATGCAACTTATGAGTTCTTGTTAAagattatatga